Proteins found in one Camelus bactrianus isolate YW-2024 breed Bactrian camel chromosome X, ASM4877302v1, whole genome shotgun sequence genomic segment:
- the H2AB3 gene encoding histone H2A-Bbd type 2/3 — protein sequence MPKENSRRGSSHGHQRWNRSCSRTTRAELSFSVSHMERLLREGHYAQRLSSTAPVFMAAIIQYLAAKVLELAGNEAHNSSRRRITPELVDLAVHNSALLGGFFGTTTISQVVPARQ from the coding sequence ATGCCGAAGGAAAACAGCCGTCGAGGGTCATCCCATGGTCACCAGAGGTGGAACCGCTCCTGCTCCCGCACCACCAGAGCCGAGCTGTCGTTCTCCGTGAGCCACATGGAGCGCCTCCTGCGAGAGGGCCACTATGCCCAGCGCCTGAGCTCCACCGCACCAGTCTTCATGGCGGCCATCATCCAGTACCTGGCGGCCAAGGTCCTGGAGCTGGCGGGCAACGAGGCCCACAACAGCAGCAGGAGGCGCATCACTCCAGAGCTCGTGGACTTGGCGGTCCACAACAGTGCACTCCTCGGTGGCTTCTTTGGGACCACAACCATTTCCCAAGTGGTCCCGGCCCGGCAGTAG
- the LOC141576291 gene encoding 40-kDa huntingtin-associated protein-like yields the protein MPCVATCVNKLSPSNSGRLAAPLHPGSTHATDVRPGPASGSSICIRGPQPVPARPPSWLFCISPGQAGGRGPPSRRGCPEGRGGRSARRGPPPPPPARAPCVVSAPGSVQTANMAASAAGLGGGGGAGPGPEAGDFLARYRQVSNKLKKRFLRKPNVAEAGEQFAQLGRELRAQECLPYAAWCQLAVARCQQALFHGPGEALALTEAARLFLRQEREARQRLVCPAAYGEPLQAAASALGAAVRLHLELGQPAAAAALCLELAAALRDLGQPAAAAGHFQRAAQLQLPQLPLSALQALGDAASCQLLARDYNGALAVFTRMQRLAREHGSHPLQPPPPPPPPPPPPPPPPGPQPGSSAAPAPPPLALLPPGAGSATVAPSPAALGAFSDVLVRCEVSRVLLLLLLQPPPAKLLPEHAHTLEKYCWEAFDGHGQEASGPLPEELFLLLQSLVMATHEKDTEAVKSLQVEMWPLLSAEQNHLLHLVLQESISPSGQGI from the coding sequence ATGCCCTGCGTAGCAACCTGCGTAAACAAACTGTCGCCTAGCAACAGCGGACGCCTGGCCGCGCCCCTGCACCCTGGGTCTACACACGCAACGGACGTCAGGCCAGGCCCCGCCTCAGGATCCTCGATTTGCATACGCGGCCCGCAGCCAGTCCCGGCCCGGCCTCCGAGCTGGCTGTTTTGCATATCACCAGGGCAAGCGGGAGGGCGGGGACCGCCGAGCCGGCGCGGCTGCCCGGAGGGCCGGGGCGGACGCAGTGCACGTCGTGGTCCACCGCCCCCACCTCCCGCACGTGCGCCCTGTGTCGTCAGCGCGCCCGGAAGCGTCCAGACGGCGAACATGGCGGCGTCCGCGGCCGGCCtgggtggcggcggcggcgccggtCCGGGGCCCGAGGCCGGAGACTTTCTGGCCCGCTACCGCCAGGTGTCGAACAAGCTGAAGAAGCGGTTCCTCCGGAAGCCGAACGTGGCGGAGGCCGGCGAGCAGTTCGCACAGCTGGGCCGCGAGCTGCGCGCCCAGGAGTGCTTGCCGTACGCAGCCTGGTGCCAGCTGGCCGTGGCGCGCTGCCAGCAGGCGCTGTTCCACGGGCCCGGGGAGGCGCTGGCGCTCACCGAGGCCGCGCGCCTCTTCCTGCGGCAGGAGCGCGAAGCGCGCCAGCGCCTCGTCTGCCCCGCCGCCTACGGGGAGCCACTGCAGGCCGCCGCCAGCGCCCTGGGCGCCGCCGTGCGCCTGCACCTGGAGCTCGGCCagccggccgccgccgccgccctctGCCTCGAGCTGGCCGCCGCCCTGCGCGACCTGGGCCagccggccgccgccgccggccaCTTCCAGCGCGCCGCTCAGCTGCAgctgccccagctgcccctgtCCGCGCTGCAGGCGCTCGGCGACGCTGCGTCCTGCCAGCTGCTGGCGCGCGACTACAACGGCGCCCTGGCGGTCTTCACGCGCATGCAGCGCCTGGCACGCGAGCACGGCAGCCACCCGCTGcagccgcccccgccgccgccgccgccgccgccgccgccgccgccgccgcccgggccCCAGCCGGGCTCTAGcgcggcccccgccccgccgccgctcGCGCTGCTCCCCCCCGGCGCCGGCTCCGCGACCGTCGCGCCCTCCCCGGCCGCGCTGGGCGCCTTCTCGGACGTGCTGGTCCGCTGCGAGGTGTCCCgcgtgctgctgctgctcctgctgcagccGCCGCCCGCCAAGCTCTTGCCGGAGCATGCCCACACCCTGGAGAAATACTGCTGGGAGGCCTTTGACGGCCACGGGCAGGAGGCTAGCGGCCCTCTTCCCGAGGAGCTCTTCCTGCTGCTCCAGTCCTTGGTCATGGCCACCCACGAGAAGGACACGGAAGCCGTCAAGTCGCTGCAGGTGGAGATGTGGCCGCTGTTGAGTGCCGAGCAGAACCACCTCCTTCACCTCGTGCTGCAGGAGAGCATCTCCCCCTCGGGCCAGGGGATCTGA